The proteins below come from a single Hippocampus zosterae strain Florida chromosome 5, ASM2543408v3, whole genome shotgun sequence genomic window:
- the fpr1 gene encoding chemerin-like receptor 1 isoform X1 — protein MMDVMGATPYYDINVSDASIANGTFYDDGDEYEDSDDHGELRQSLNIMSLIVYCLAFVLGVLGNGVVIWVTGFKMKKTVNTVWFLNLAVADFLFTAFLPLSVTYTAMDFHWPFGKFMCKLNSTISFLNMFASVYILMVISVDRCVSVVWPVWAQNYRSVQKASCVSLGVWLLALILSTPYFIFRDTGPSYNNDQIINCFNNFAFSDDYVTPQVTQVRYFRHQAMTMTRFFLGFVIPFTVIVSCYAVIIHRLRRNRTLASQSSRPFKIIAAVIATFFLCWAPYHILALIELVNHMTDYESEVLDHVITIGVPIATSLAYLNSCLNPLLYVFMGQDFKDKVRKSILKVLETAFQEEISRSYTYTNSMVTSRSKEKSLSEAEV, from the coding sequence ATGATGGACGTAATGGGTGCGACGCCCTACTATGATATAAACGTTTCTGATGCCAGCATCGCAAATGGCACGTTTTACGACGACGGGGACGAGTACGAAGACAGTGACGACCACGGCGAGCTGAGGCAATCTCTTAACATCATGTCTCTTATCGTCTACTGCCTGGCTTTTGTCCTGGGCGTGTTGGGAAACGGCGTGGTGATCTGGGTCACTGGATTCAAGATGAAGAAAACAGTCAACACCGTTTGGTTCCTCAACTTGGCTGTGGCCGACTTCCTCTTCACAGCATTCCTTCCTTTGAGCGTGACTTACACCGCCATGGATTTCCACTGGCCCTTCGGCAAGTTCATGTGCAAGCTGAACAGCACCATCAGCTTCCTCAACATGTTCGCCAGTGTCTACATCCTGATGGTGATCAGCGTTGACCGATGCGTGTCAGTGGTGTGGCCTGTGTGGGCTCAGAACTATCGCAGCGTGCAGAAGGCATCCTGTGTGAGCCTGGGTGTTTGGCTCCTGGCCCTAATCCTGAGCACTCCTTACTTCATCTTCAGGGACACCGGGCCGTCATACAACAATGACCAAATCATCAACTGCTTCAATAACTTTGCCTTCTCTGATGATTATGTCACGCCACAAGTGACCCAGGTGCGATACTTCCGCCATCAGGCCATGACCATGACTCGCTTCTTTCTGGGATTTGTCATCCCCTTCACCGTCATCGTGTCCTGTTACGCCGTGATAATCCACCGCCTCCGTAGGAACCGGACCCTGGCCAGTCAGTCGAGTCGCCCCTTCAAGATCATCGCTGCCGTCATTGCCACTTTTTTCCTGTGCTGGGCTCCCTATCACATTCTAGCTCTGATCGAGTTGGTCAATCACATGACTGATTATGAGAGTGAAGTATTGGACCACGTCATCACTATCGGGGTCCCAATAGCCACCAGTCTAGCTTATCTCAACAGTTGCCTCAATCCGCTGCTCTATGTCTTCATGGGACAAGATTTCAAAGATAAAGTTCGTAAGTCCATCCTGAAGGTACTGGAGACTGCTTTCCAGGAAGAGATTTCCCGCTCGTACACCTATACAAACTCAATGGTCACCAGTCGAAGCAAAGAGAAGTCCCTTTCTGAAGCTGAGGTATAA
- the fpr1 gene encoding chemerin-like receptor 1 isoform X2, with protein MMDVMGATPYYDINVSDASIANGTFYDDGDEYEDSDDHGELRQSLNIMSLIVYCLAFVLGVLGNGVVIWVTGFKMKKTVNTVWFLNLAVADFLFTAFLPLSVTYTAMDFHWPFGKFMCKLNSTISFLNMFASVYILMVISVDRCVSVVWPVWAQNYRSVQKASCVSLGVWLLALILSTPYFIFRDTGPSYNNDQIINCFNNFAFSDDYVTPQVTQVRYFRHQAMTMTRFFLGFVIPFTVIVSCYAVIIHRLRRNRTLASQSSRPFKIIAAVIATFFLCWAPYHILALIELVNHMTDYESEVLDHVITIGVPIATSLAYLNSCLNPLLYVFMGQDFKDKVRKSILKVLETAFQEEISRSYTYTNSMVTSRSKEKSLSEAE; from the coding sequence ATGATGGACGTAATGGGTGCGACGCCCTACTATGATATAAACGTTTCTGATGCCAGCATCGCAAATGGCACGTTTTACGACGACGGGGACGAGTACGAAGACAGTGACGACCACGGCGAGCTGAGGCAATCTCTTAACATCATGTCTCTTATCGTCTACTGCCTGGCTTTTGTCCTGGGCGTGTTGGGAAACGGCGTGGTGATCTGGGTCACTGGATTCAAGATGAAGAAAACAGTCAACACCGTTTGGTTCCTCAACTTGGCTGTGGCCGACTTCCTCTTCACAGCATTCCTTCCTTTGAGCGTGACTTACACCGCCATGGATTTCCACTGGCCCTTCGGCAAGTTCATGTGCAAGCTGAACAGCACCATCAGCTTCCTCAACATGTTCGCCAGTGTCTACATCCTGATGGTGATCAGCGTTGACCGATGCGTGTCAGTGGTGTGGCCTGTGTGGGCTCAGAACTATCGCAGCGTGCAGAAGGCATCCTGTGTGAGCCTGGGTGTTTGGCTCCTGGCCCTAATCCTGAGCACTCCTTACTTCATCTTCAGGGACACCGGGCCGTCATACAACAATGACCAAATCATCAACTGCTTCAATAACTTTGCCTTCTCTGATGATTATGTCACGCCACAAGTGACCCAGGTGCGATACTTCCGCCATCAGGCCATGACCATGACTCGCTTCTTTCTGGGATTTGTCATCCCCTTCACCGTCATCGTGTCCTGTTACGCCGTGATAATCCACCGCCTCCGTAGGAACCGGACCCTGGCCAGTCAGTCGAGTCGCCCCTTCAAGATCATCGCTGCCGTCATTGCCACTTTTTTCCTGTGCTGGGCTCCCTATCACATTCTAGCTCTGATCGAGTTGGTCAATCACATGACTGATTATGAGAGTGAAGTATTGGACCACGTCATCACTATCGGGGTCCCAATAGCCACCAGTCTAGCTTATCTCAACAGTTGCCTCAATCCGCTGCTCTATGTCTTCATGGGACAAGATTTCAAAGATAAAGTTCGTAAGTCCATCCTGAAGGTACTGGAGACTGCTTTCCAGGAAGAGATTTCCCGCTCGTACACCTATACAAACTCAATGGTCACCAGTCGAAGCAAAGAGAAGTCCCTTTCTGAAGCTGAG